GTTTTATCTATTTTGTTGATGTTTGGCAACTCGTGGATATCAAGCCCTACGCCATGTCCAGTTGAGTGAAAAAACTCTTTTTCATAGCCAAATTTTGCTATAACTCTTCTTGCTGCCCTGTCTATCTCGCAAGCTAAAATACCAGGCTTTATCACTTTTATCGCTTCGTTTTGTGCCTCTTTTACTATGCTAAAAATATCATTTTGTTTGTTTGATTTAAATTTCTGATTTTTATCAAATTTAAAACCATTTTGTACGCATACCGTTCTTGTTCTATCTGAGCAATATCTTTTAAATTTTACCCCGGCATCGACTAATAAAAGATCGCCTTCTGCTAGTTTTGTATCAGTAGGCATTGCGTGAGCTTTTGCTGCATTTGCGTTTATAGCTACGATAGGTTCAAAGCTAAGTCCTAAATTTCCGCTATCTTTAAATATATTTTGAGCATGGAAATTTAGCTCTTTTTCACTCATACCAAGACCAAATTTATTTATAAACTCGCCAAACTCATCAAATTTATCCGCTCCTAGTTTTGCAGCTACCGACAAAGTTTCTATCTCTTGCTCCGTTTTTACCATTCTTTTTAGCTTTGAGAATTCGTTTTTTGCTATGAAATTTATACCTAAGTTTTTACTTAAACTTTGATACTCCAAAACGCTAAAATCTGCTGGATTAAAATAGATATTTTTTATGCCTAAAGACCTTAAAAGTAGCCTTGCTTCTTTTATGATATTTCTGCTTGTTTGTACGACGATGGCATTTTTAACGTTTTGTTTTGCTTCTATAAAATATCTAGCATCTGTTAAAAAAAACGCATCATCTTTGGATTTTATATAAATTTCATTATCGCAACTGTATCCGCACTCATAAAATACGGCATTTTCATCTTTTAAGATAAAATTATGCATTGTTTTGTGATCTAGCTTTTATGGCTTTTATTTGTTCAAAAATTTGTATCATACCTATCATAGCTAAATGGTATCCTACTGGTCCAAAACCTACTATTTGCCCTGCGCAAACAGGCGCTATGAGACTTTTTTGACGGAATTCTTCTCTTTGGTGAATGTTGCTTATATGGACTTCAATCGTAGGAAGTTTCACTGCTGATATGGCATCGCGGATAGCTACTGAAGTATGAGTATAGCCGGCTGGATTTATGATGATACCATCAAATTCTCCTAGGCATTCTTGGATCTTATCTACTATTTCACCTTCAAAATTTGTTTGAAAAAACTCAATATCAAGATTTGCTTGATCAGCAACCGTTTTCATCTGTTCGTGTATGCCATCCATGCTCATAACGCCGTAGATATTTGTCTCTCTGAGACCTAACATATTGATATTTGGCCCTTGTATAACCATTATTTTCATCTTGTCTTCCATAAAAATCCTTAAAAAATATTTTAGCTACGATTTTACAAAAATATTGCTAAATTTTTGCTATAATTTTCCCCTTTTATGTTAGGATAATATGATGAAAATAATAAAAGCCAAATACATAATAACTTGCAATGATGAATTTGATATCTTGCAAAACATGAGCATCGCCTTTGATGAAATCATAAGGTCTATAGGTAAATTTGATGAACTTGTTTTGATGTATCCAGACGCTGAAATTTTTGATTTTTCAAATGATATCATTACTGCGGCGTTTATAAATCCGCATACGCATTTGGAGTTTAGCTCTAATGTTTCAAGCCTTGATTATGGCGATTTCTTGCTCTGGTTAAAAAGTGTTATAAGCTTTAGAGATAGCTTAAGCGATGAGGCTAAAAACTTGGCAATGAAAGAGGCTATAACAAGTATCTTAAAAAGCGGAGTTAGCACGATAGGCGAGATTTCAAGCTTTGGAAAAGATATAGAAATTTGTGTGAATTCAAAAGCTAGATTTGTTTTTTTTAATGAAATTTTAGGTACAAATGATAAAGCAATAGATGAATGTTTTGATAAATTTATGACTAGATTTAATGCAAGTTTAGAGTATAAAAGCGATAAATTTATACCGGCTGTCTCTGTGCATTCGCCATATTCTACGCGCCCAGAACTTACTAAAAAAGCACTAAATTTAGCTAGAGAAAAAGATCTTTTAGTTAGCACTCATTTTTTAGAAAGCAAGCAGGAAAAAATGTGGCTAGAAAGTGGAAGTGGCGAGTTTAAATCTTGGTTATCAAGCTTTACTTTAAATCCTACTCCGCTTTACTCTCCTAGTCAATTTTTAGCGAATTTTAGTGGCATAAGAACACTTTTTACTCACTGCGTTTGGAGTGATGATTATCTTGAGTTTTTTGATAAAAACTTACATAGCGTTACTACTTGCGCAGTCTCAAATAGGCTTTTAGGGCAAAAAAAACTAAATTTAAATAAAATAATAGAACAAAATCTATCTTTAAATATCGCAACAGACGGGCTTAGCTCAAACATTAGTCTTAATTTTTTTGATGAACTTAGAGCGTTTTTATGGACGCACTGCGAATTTGAGCTAAATTTCTTAGCTAAATTTGCTATTTTGGCTTCTACAAACTGGGCGGCAAGGGCGCTCAATTTAAATTTAGGTATTTTATCTAGTGGAAGGATTGCTGATATAGCAGTATATAAAGGGCTTGATGTTAGAGATAGCACTCAGTTAGCAACTGAGCTCATACTGCATACAAAAGAAGTTAAAAAATTATTTATAAAGGGTGATGAATGCAAATTTTAAAGCTTATATTTTCGCCGTTTGTGGCTATTTTTAAATTTATCAATACGTATTTTAAAACGTCTGTTTTTTTGTTTATCGTAGCACTTGTTTTATTTAGCGGCGATAAGGTTTCAAATCCAAATTTAACGCAGATATCTCTAAATGGTGCTATAGTTGATGAAAAAATGGTTTTAGATCAAATTTATGAAGCCATGGATGATGAGTCTATAAAGGGCGTTTTATTTGACGTAGATAGTCCAGGTGGCGCTTTGGCTCCTAGCATTGCTATAAGCGACGCTTTGCGTGAGCTAAAAGCCAAAAAACCAGTTCTTGCTTACGCGAGTGGAACTATGGCTAGTGGAAGTTATTACGCTAGTATTTGGGCGGATAAAATTTATGCAAATCGTGGAAGTTTTATAGGATCTATCGGCGTGATAATGCAAGGTGCAAATATAGAAGAGTTGGCAAATAAAATAGGCATCAAAACTCAAATCATAAAAGCCGGGGAATTTAAAGAAGCCGGTGCGTTTTATCGTGCGTGGAGTAAGGCAGAAAAAGATGAACTTCAAAATTTGGTTAATAAAAGTTATGAGCTATTTTGCACTGACGTAGCAAAAGCTAGAAAGCTAAATTTAAAAGACGTAGATATTTGGGCTAATGCTAGAGTGTTTTTAGCAAATGACGCTCTAAAGCTTGGACTCATAGATGGAATCAAAAGCTATCGTGACGCTAAAAAAGAACTTGAGATCTTAAGTGGAGTGGAAAATCCTATCTGGAAAGAGCGTCCTATGTTTGATAGGTTTATATCAAATTTTACTAAAGAAAGTGCGAATTTAATGTTTAAAATATTTTTTGGAAATGAGGTAAGATGAAGCTTCATTCTTTACATATAGGCAAGTTGCAACGAGTAGAAGAGGGTAAAAACATAAAAGTCGTTTTTGAAACGGGTATGCTTAAAGATAGCATTGATGGTGAGGTTTTTTGCACTCAAATGGGCTTTGTAGGCGACTTTGTAAGTGATACTAAAAACCATGGTGGGCTAGAAAAAGCGGTTTTTGCAAATAGTTTGCAAAATTATGCTATTTGGTCGAAATATCTAAAAAAAGATATGAAGATCGGCTTTATGGGTGAAAACTTATGTATAGATGGACTAGATGAAAACAAAGTATGCGTGGGCGACATACACAAAATAGGTTCGCTTATTTTACAAGTATCTCAGCCTAGAAAACCTTGTTTTAAGATATCAGGTGTTTG
The sequence above is a segment of the Campylobacter hyointestinalis subsp. lawsonii genome. Coding sequences within it:
- the aroQ gene encoding type II 3-dehydroquinate dehydratase, whose protein sequence is MKIMVIQGPNINMLGLRETNIYGVMSMDGIHEQMKTVADQANLDIEFFQTNFEGEIVDKIQECLGEFDGIIINPAGYTHTSVAIRDAISAVKLPTIEVHISNIHQREEFRQKSLIAPVCAGQIVGFGPVGYHLAMIGMIQIFEQIKAIKARSQNNA
- a CDS encoding M24 family metallopeptidase — its product is MHNFILKDENAVFYECGYSCDNEIYIKSKDDAFFLTDARYFIEAKQNVKNAIVVQTSRNIIKEARLLLRSLGIKNIYFNPADFSVLEYQSLSKNLGINFIAKNEFSKLKRMVKTEQEIETLSVAAKLGADKFDEFGEFINKFGLGMSEKELNFHAQNIFKDSGNLGLSFEPIVAINANAAKAHAMPTDTKLAEGDLLLVDAGVKFKRYCSDRTRTVCVQNGFKFDKNQKFKSNKQNDIFSIVKEAQNEAIKVIKPGILACEIDRAARRVIAKFGYEKEFFHSTGHGVGLDIHELPNINKIDKTVLKEGMVFSVEPGIYIENEFGVRIEDVVVVTENGCKIL
- the sppA gene encoding signal peptide peptidase SppA — its product is MQILKLIFSPFVAIFKFINTYFKTSVFLFIVALVLFSGDKVSNPNLTQISLNGAIVDEKMVLDQIYEAMDDESIKGVLFDVDSPGGALAPSIAISDALRELKAKKPVLAYASGTMASGSYYASIWADKIYANRGSFIGSIGVIMQGANIEELANKIGIKTQIIKAGEFKEAGAFYRAWSKAEKDELQNLVNKSYELFCTDVAKARKLNLKDVDIWANARVFLANDALKLGLIDGIKSYRDAKKELEILSGVENPIWKERPMFDRFISNFTKESANLMFKIFFGNEVR
- a CDS encoding MOSC domain-containing protein, with the protein product MKLHSLHIGKLQRVEEGKNIKVVFETGMLKDSIDGEVFCTQMGFVGDFVSDTKNHGGLEKAVFANSLQNYAIWSKYLKKDMKIGFMGENLCIDGLDENKVCVGDIHKIGSLILQVSQPRKPCFKISGVWDDKGFTKEIFKTGLTGWYYRVLEEGSTKRGDEIEIVKKDEVCMSIMEVNMLFYDPKNHLNLMDKFKRLKTLSSGWDSVIEKRIKGVYDNSYMSEL
- the mqnF gene encoding aminofutalosine deaminase family hydrolase, whose protein sequence is MKIIKAKYIITCNDEFDILQNMSIAFDEIIRSIGKFDELVLMYPDAEIFDFSNDIITAAFINPHTHLEFSSNVSSLDYGDFLLWLKSVISFRDSLSDEAKNLAMKEAITSILKSGVSTIGEISSFGKDIEICVNSKARFVFFNEILGTNDKAIDECFDKFMTRFNASLEYKSDKFIPAVSVHSPYSTRPELTKKALNLAREKDLLVSTHFLESKQEKMWLESGSGEFKSWLSSFTLNPTPLYSPSQFLANFSGIRTLFTHCVWSDDYLEFFDKNLHSVTTCAVSNRLLGQKKLNLNKIIEQNLSLNIATDGLSSNISLNFFDELRAFLWTHCEFELNFLAKFAILASTNWAARALNLNLGILSSGRIADIAVYKGLDVRDSTQLATELILHTKEVKKLFIKGDECKF